In one window of Streptomyces roseofulvus DNA:
- a CDS encoding M6 family metalloprotease domain-containing protein gives MERSRLRAGAASFTALVALAATGLVAGPAVAASSAGPCALPRTAAHHSLGLSSWNGSYPRPERTLDAVMIFLSFPDAAPLTTPEELTADHFPATTEFFRRASYGRFTLRPHPRAAWTEMPRPSTAYDIRRDWDAGKRAAYLRDAIAAVDDSVDFSRYDIVYLVADPDAPGVDSDATKVVNLERPLEADGTPIRRVVTVFERHPPDRNVLAHETGHVFDLPDLYRRPADGKGDWDTHVGDWDVMGSQFGLAPDPFGWHKWKLGWLDRSQVTCVQGGEPRVVGLEPVSAAPATPTTRSTRLAVVRTGRDTVLAIEARAATGNDADTCTEGVLVYRVRAGAPSGDGPVEVVDAHPATEACWERSVYPPLADAPMEVGETLTVPGTGVRVEVADRSEAGVWTVKITPPITE, from the coding sequence GTGGAGCGCTCCCGGCTGCGCGCCGGAGCCGCCTCGTTCACCGCGCTCGTCGCGCTCGCGGCCACCGGCCTGGTCGCCGGGCCGGCCGTGGCCGCGTCCTCGGCCGGCCCCTGCGCCCTGCCCCGTACCGCCGCGCACCACTCGCTCGGCCTCTCCAGCTGGAACGGCTCCTATCCGCGCCCCGAGCGGACGCTCGACGCGGTGATGATCTTCCTCTCGTTCCCGGACGCGGCCCCGCTGACCACCCCGGAGGAGCTGACCGCCGACCACTTCCCGGCCACCACCGAGTTCTTCCGGCGGGCCTCCTACGGACGGTTCACCCTGCGCCCGCACCCGCGCGCCGCCTGGACCGAGATGCCCCGCCCCTCCACGGCCTACGACATACGGCGTGACTGGGACGCCGGAAAGCGGGCCGCCTACCTGCGGGACGCCATCGCCGCCGTCGACGACTCCGTCGACTTCTCCCGGTACGACATCGTCTACCTGGTCGCCGACCCGGACGCGCCCGGCGTGGACTCGGACGCCACCAAGGTCGTCAACCTGGAGCGGCCGCTGGAGGCCGACGGCACGCCGATCCGCCGGGTCGTCACGGTCTTCGAGCGGCATCCGCCGGACCGGAACGTCCTCGCCCACGAGACCGGTCACGTCTTCGACCTGCCCGACCTGTACCGCCGGCCCGCCGACGGCAAGGGCGACTGGGACACCCATGTGGGGGACTGGGACGTCATGGGCAGCCAGTTCGGGCTCGCCCCCGACCCCTTCGGCTGGCACAAGTGGAAGCTGGGCTGGCTCGACCGCTCCCAGGTGACCTGCGTCCAGGGCGGCGAGCCGCGGGTGGTCGGCCTGGAGCCCGTCTCCGCCGCCCCGGCGACCCCCACCACGCGCTCCACCCGGCTCGCGGTCGTCCGCACCGGCCGGGACACCGTCCTCGCGATCGAGGCCCGCGCCGCCACCGGGAACGACGCCGACACCTGCACGGAGGGCGTCCTCGTCTACCGGGTGCGGGCCGGCGCCCCCTCCGGTGACGGCCCGGTCGAGGTCGTCGACGCCCACCCGGCCACGGAGGCGTGCTGGGAGCGCTCGGTCTACCCGCCGCTCGCCGACGCGCCCATGGAGGTGGGGGAGACGCTCACCGTGCCCGGCACCGGCGTCCGCGTCGAGGTCGCCGACCGCAGCGAGGCCGGCGTCTGGACGGTGAAGATCACCCCGCCGATCACGGAGTGA
- a CDS encoding putative bifunctional diguanylate cyclase/phosphodiesterase translates to MSGTPEGPVHPEPPGIPPARPALTERELRDYRAAFRVSRLAMALVDRDGLVIAANDSLGTLLGTDSAALHEQAAADLVDLASDGRTWHAYREVLRGRRSRFRCTRRLKHPDGRRLWAEVTVAPVPDSGRVLLSVADISDRRELQARLRHLQMHDPVTRLPNRALFFERLSAALETAAAESAEAASGAGGPLGPAGAPEPYRAHRSPRSYASHGYGRTGRIGLCYLDLDGFKAVNDTLGHRIGDRLLAAVAGRLTECADSAGYTRSGGHLVARLGGDEFALLVEDSTGTEQLADLARSVLRALERPFDLGGQRLSVSASIGVVERAAAGATATCLMQAADTTLYWAKADGKARWTLFDPERNAHRMTRQALSSTLRPAVERGEFALEYQPLVDLAGGAVRGVEALVRWNHPQFGVLPPNRFVGIAEEDGSIVELGRWVLRTACEQARQWQKDHPRERPLFVSVNVAVRQVWDSDLVADVAGILAETGLAPHLLQLELTESAVMGSAGRPLQALQALSDMGVRIAIDDFGTGYSNLAYLSRLPVSVLKLDGSFVRGFQDEEHANPADELIVEALVQLAHRLGLTVTAECVETAGQAARLRRIGCDTGQGWLYSRAVSPDRIAAMLEGTTPLRV, encoded by the coding sequence GTGAGCGGAACCCCCGAAGGACCGGTACACCCAGAACCGCCCGGCATCCCGCCGGCCCGTCCGGCACTCACGGAGCGTGAACTCCGCGACTACCGGGCCGCCTTCCGCGTCTCCCGGCTCGCCATGGCCCTGGTCGACCGGGACGGCCTGGTGATCGCCGCCAACGACTCGCTCGGCACCCTCCTCGGCACCGACAGCGCCGCCCTGCACGAGCAGGCCGCCGCCGACCTCGTGGACCTCGCCTCCGACGGACGCACCTGGCACGCCTACCGCGAGGTGCTGCGCGGCCGCCGCTCCCGCTTCCGCTGCACCCGCCGGCTCAAGCACCCGGACGGGCGCAGGCTGTGGGCCGAGGTCACCGTCGCCCCGGTCCCCGACAGCGGCCGGGTGCTGCTCTCCGTCGCGGACATCAGCGACCGGCGCGAGCTCCAGGCCCGGCTGCGCCACCTCCAGATGCACGATCCGGTGACCCGGCTGCCCAACCGGGCGCTCTTCTTCGAGCGCCTCTCGGCCGCCCTGGAGACGGCCGCGGCGGAGAGCGCCGAGGCGGCCTCCGGCGCGGGCGGACCGCTCGGGCCGGCCGGCGCGCCGGAACCGTACCGGGCCCACCGCTCCCCGCGGTCGTACGCGTCGCACGGGTATGGCAGAACAGGGCGGATCGGCCTCTGCTACCTGGACCTCGACGGCTTCAAGGCGGTCAACGACACGCTCGGGCACCGGATCGGCGACCGGCTGCTCGCCGCCGTCGCCGGGCGGCTCACCGAGTGCGCGGACAGCGCCGGCTACACCCGCAGCGGCGGCCACCTCGTGGCCCGGCTCGGCGGCGACGAGTTCGCCCTCCTCGTCGAGGACTCCACCGGTACGGAACAACTGGCCGACCTGGCCCGCTCGGTGCTGCGCGCGCTGGAGCGGCCCTTCGACCTCGGCGGGCAGCGGCTCTCCGTCTCGGCGTCGATCGGCGTCGTCGAGCGCGCCGCCGCCGGCGCCACCGCCACCTGTCTGATGCAGGCCGCCGACACCACGCTGTACTGGGCGAAGGCCGACGGCAAGGCCCGCTGGACGCTCTTCGACCCGGAGCGCAACGCCCACCGGATGACGCGGCAGGCGCTCTCCTCGACGCTGCGGCCGGCCGTGGAGCGCGGGGAGTTCGCCCTGGAGTACCAGCCGCTGGTCGATCTGGCGGGCGGCGCGGTGCGCGGGGTGGAGGCGCTGGTGCGCTGGAACCACCCGCAGTTCGGGGTGCTGCCGCCGAATCGGTTCGTCGGGATCGCCGAGGAGGACGGCTCGATCGTCGAGCTGGGTCGGTGGGTGCTGCGGACCGCCTGCGAGCAGGCCCGGCAGTGGCAGAAGGACCATCCGCGCGAGCGGCCGCTCTTCGTGAGCGTGAACGTGGCGGTCCGTCAGGTGTGGGACTCCGACCTGGTGGCCGACGTGGCGGGGATCCTCGCCGAGACGGGGCTCGCCCCGCACCTGCTCCAGCTGGAGCTGACCGAGTCGGCGGTGATGGGCTCGGCCGGCCGGCCGCTCCAGGCCCTCCAGGCGCTCAGCGACATGGGGGTGCGGATCGCCATCGACGACTTCGGCACCGGCTACTCGAACCTGGCCTATCTGAGCCGGCTGCCGGTCTCCGTCCTCAAGCTGGACGGCTCCTTCGTGCGCGGCTTCCAGGACGAGGAGCACGCCAACCCGGCGGACGAGCTGATCGTGGAGGCCCTGGTGCAGCTCGCCCACCGGCTGGGGCTCACCGTCACCGCCGAGTGCGTGGAGACGGCCGGGCAGGCGGCGCGGCTGCGCCGGATCGGCTGCGACACCGGCCAGGGCTGGCTGTACTCGCGGGCGGTGAGCCCGGACCGGATCGCCGCGATGCTGGAGGGCACGACCCCGCTGCGGGTCTGA
- a CDS encoding glycosyl hydrolase family 18 protein, whose product MHPRKSLTAALLSSALAAGALAATAGLGSAQAADASTTASAGGVRIAYYDQWSVYGNAFYPKHLDTRGIASQLDVINYSFGNIHPTNLTCFMANKAAGDDNNPNAGDGAGDSYADYQKSFSAADSVDGVADKWDQPIVGVFNQFKELKAKYPHLKINISLGGWTYSKYFHDAAKTDESRKKLVSSCIDQYLKGNLPVEGGFGGPGTAAGIFDGIDIDWEYPGSSGGHLGNHYGPEDKQNFTLLLAEFRKQLDAYGAANGGKKYLLTAALPAGQDKIKYIETDKIGAYLDYANIMTYDMHGAWDGDGPTYHQSPLYSGSNDPTDVIAPGQEKYSIDAAIDSWIDGNPTYGITGGFPANKLTLGYEFYYRGWKGVPAGTTNGLAQTATGGSNARPLSQQAGIAHYKELGGVVDNASTTFWDDQAKSSYFYKDGEFFTGLNQRSIQERVNYGKQRGLAGAMMYSLLGLDENATLLKQINTALGGTTVPPTTPPTTTPPTTPPTTPPTTPPTTQPPAGCGSVPAYVAGQVYTAGNEVSHNGRKWKAKWWTQNEAPGTTGEWGVWQDLGAC is encoded by the coding sequence GTGCACCCCCGTAAGTCCTTGACCGCCGCGCTGCTCAGCTCGGCCCTCGCCGCCGGCGCCCTCGCCGCGACCGCGGGCCTCGGCTCCGCGCAGGCCGCCGACGCCTCGACCACCGCCTCCGCCGGCGGCGTGCGCATCGCGTACTACGACCAGTGGAGCGTGTACGGCAACGCGTTCTACCCCAAGCACCTCGACACGCGGGGCATCGCGAGCCAGCTCGACGTCATCAACTACTCGTTCGGCAACATCCACCCGACGAACCTCACGTGTTTCATGGCCAACAAGGCCGCGGGTGACGACAACAACCCGAACGCGGGCGACGGCGCGGGCGACTCCTACGCCGACTACCAGAAGTCCTTCTCCGCGGCCGACTCCGTCGACGGCGTCGCCGACAAGTGGGACCAGCCGATCGTGGGCGTCTTCAACCAGTTCAAGGAGCTGAAGGCGAAGTACCCCCACCTGAAGATCAACATCTCGCTCGGCGGCTGGACCTACTCCAAGTACTTCCACGACGCGGCGAAGACCGACGAGAGCCGCAAGAAGCTCGTCTCCTCCTGCATCGACCAGTACCTCAAGGGCAACCTCCCGGTCGAGGGCGGCTTCGGCGGCCCCGGCACGGCGGCCGGCATCTTCGACGGCATCGACATCGACTGGGAGTACCCGGGCTCCTCCGGCGGCCACCTGGGCAACCACTACGGCCCCGAGGACAAGCAGAACTTCACCCTGCTCCTCGCCGAGTTCCGCAAGCAGCTCGACGCGTACGGCGCGGCCAACGGCGGCAAGAAGTACCTGCTGACGGCGGCCCTCCCGGCCGGCCAGGACAAGATCAAGTACATCGAGACGGACAAGATCGGCGCGTACCTCGACTACGCGAACATCATGACGTACGACATGCACGGCGCCTGGGACGGCGACGGGCCGACGTACCACCAGTCCCCGCTGTACTCCGGCTCGAACGACCCGACCGACGTCATCGCGCCGGGCCAGGAGAAGTACTCGATCGACGCCGCCATCGACTCCTGGATCGACGGCAACCCGACCTACGGCATCACCGGCGGCTTCCCGGCGAACAAGCTGACGCTGGGCTACGAGTTCTACTACCGCGGCTGGAAGGGCGTGCCCGCCGGCACCACCAACGGCCTCGCGCAGACCGCCACCGGCGGCTCCAACGCCCGCCCGCTCTCCCAGCAGGCCGGCATCGCGCACTACAAGGAGCTCGGCGGCGTCGTCGACAACGCCTCGACCACCTTCTGGGACGACCAGGCCAAGTCCTCGTACTTCTACAAGGACGGCGAGTTCTTCACCGGTCTCAACCAGCGCTCCATCCAGGAGCGGGTGAACTACGGCAAGCAGCGCGGCCTGGCCGGCGCGATGATGTACTCGCTCCTCGGCCTGGACGAGAACGCCACCCTGCTGAAGCAGATCAACACCGCGCTCGGCGGCACCACCGTCCCGCCGACCACGCCGCCCACCACCACGCCGCCGACCACCCCGCCCACGACCCCGCCGACCACGCCGCCGACCACGCAGCCCCCGGCCGGCTGCGGCTCGGTCCCGGCCTACGTCGCCGGTCAGGTCTACACCGCGGGCAACGAGGTCTCCCACAACGGCCGCAAGTGGAAGGCCAAGTGGTGGACCCAGAACGAGGCCCCCGGCACCACCGGCGAGTGGGGCGTCTGGCAGGACCTCGGCGCCTGCTGA
- a CDS encoding LLM class flavin-dependent oxidoreductase, giving the protein MSETGTQEEAATADDAIRGEALGSAPVPLSVLDLVTVGSGSTASRSLATSVELSRLAERRGYHRHWVAEHHSMPGVASSSPAVILAHLAAHTRRIRLGSGGVMLPNHAPLVIAEQFGTLEALAPGRIDLGLGRAPGTDGATAAALRRTDTLNEGADDFPEQLSELTRFLDDDFPDAHPYSRIHAVPGPVQGPKGRPPVWLLGSSGFSARLAGLLGLPFAFAHHFSARNTLPALDLYRESFRPSEVLDEPYALIGVAALAADDEREARRQVLTGALSMLRLRTGRPGLIPTPEEAEAYGFAPAEREFVDGWLANVVYGTPDAVRTGLDELRKRTGADELMLTANVHGGAARLRSYELIADAYGLPERD; this is encoded by the coding sequence GTGAGCGAGACCGGCACCCAGGAAGAAGCGGCCACGGCGGACGACGCCATACGCGGAGAGGCCCTGGGCAGCGCCCCCGTACCGCTCTCCGTGCTCGACCTGGTGACGGTCGGCAGCGGCTCCACCGCGAGCCGGTCGCTCGCCACCAGCGTCGAGCTGAGCCGGCTCGCCGAGCGGCGCGGCTACCACCGGCACTGGGTGGCCGAGCACCACTCGATGCCCGGGGTCGCGTCCTCCTCCCCGGCCGTGATCCTCGCCCACCTCGCCGCACACACCCGCCGCATCCGGCTCGGCTCCGGCGGCGTGATGCTCCCCAACCACGCCCCGCTGGTGATCGCCGAGCAGTTCGGCACCCTGGAGGCGCTCGCCCCGGGCCGGATCGACCTCGGCCTCGGCCGCGCCCCCGGCACCGACGGCGCCACCGCCGCCGCCCTGCGCCGCACCGACACGCTGAACGAGGGCGCCGACGATTTCCCGGAGCAGCTCTCGGAGCTGACCCGGTTCCTGGACGACGACTTCCCGGACGCGCACCCTTACTCCCGGATCCACGCCGTGCCCGGACCGGTGCAGGGCCCGAAGGGTCGGCCGCCGGTCTGGCTGCTCGGCTCCTCCGGCTTCAGCGCCCGGCTCGCCGGACTCCTCGGCCTGCCCTTCGCCTTCGCCCACCACTTCTCGGCCCGCAACACCCTCCCCGCGCTCGACCTCTACCGGGAGTCCTTCCGCCCCTCCGAGGTGCTGGACGAGCCCTACGCCCTCATCGGCGTCGCCGCCCTCGCCGCCGACGACGAGCGGGAGGCGCGCCGCCAGGTCCTCACCGGCGCGCTGTCGATGCTGCGGCTGCGCACCGGCCGCCCGGGGCTCATCCCGACGCCGGAGGAGGCGGAGGCGTACGGTTTCGCCCCGGCGGAGCGGGAGTTCGTCGACGGCTGGCTGGCGAACGTCGTGTACGGCACCCCGGACGCGGTCCGGACGGGCCTGGACGAGCTGCGGAAGCGGACCGGCGCGGACGAGCTGATGCTGACGGCCAACGTGCACGGCGGGGCGGCGCGCCTGCGGAGCTACGAACTGATCGCGGACGCCTACGGGTTGCCCGAGCGGGACTGA
- a CDS encoding IclR family transcriptional regulator — protein sequence MALKPEPTAPFHSVQYALRVLETVSRHGGGVSDAQIAREAGLPVAHLSSLLLMLRREGYVEQVSDGAYVIGDSLVLLGSGSTRREALEAKLQETLTELRDSVGAAVYISRYIDGEVRITQFADGPRTPKVHEWVDFRSAAHASAVGKCLLTQLDLNGRRDHLSRHKIARLTSRTITNEKVLFSKLDSQPPTVPVLDLQEYAVGTVCAAVPLTAGSAVGCLALSLPIEHAHRLRSAADTLNRRAAPVVLSLAI from the coding sequence GTGGCGCTGAAGCCCGAGCCCACCGCGCCGTTCCACTCGGTGCAGTACGCCCTGCGCGTCCTCGAGACGGTGTCGCGCCACGGCGGCGGGGTGTCGGACGCGCAGATCGCACGGGAGGCCGGACTGCCCGTCGCCCATCTGTCGTCGCTGCTCCTGATGCTCCGCCGCGAGGGGTACGTCGAACAGGTCTCCGACGGCGCGTACGTCATCGGCGACTCGCTCGTCCTCCTGGGCTCCGGCTCGACCCGCCGGGAAGCCCTGGAGGCCAAGCTCCAGGAGACCCTCACCGAGCTGCGCGACTCCGTCGGCGCCGCCGTCTACATCAGCCGGTACATCGACGGCGAGGTACGGATCACCCAGTTCGCCGACGGCCCGCGCACGCCCAAGGTGCACGAGTGGGTCGACTTCCGCTCCGCGGCGCACGCCAGCGCCGTCGGCAAGTGCCTGCTCACCCAGCTCGACCTCAACGGACGGCGCGACCACCTCTCCCGGCACAAGATCGCCCGGCTCACCTCCCGGACGATCACCAACGAGAAGGTGCTCTTCTCCAAGCTGGACAGCCAGCCGCCCACCGTCCCGGTCCTCGACCTCCAGGAGTACGCGGTCGGCACGGTCTGCGCCGCGGTCCCGCTCACGGCCGGCTCCGCCGTGGGCTGCCTGGCGCTCTCCCTCCCGATCGAGCACGCGCACCGGCTGCGCTCGGCCGCCGACACGCTGAACCGGCGGGCGGCCCCGGTGGTGCTGTCGCTGGCGATCTGA
- a CDS encoding response regulator transcription factor, which produces MPRSLRVVLAEDGVLLREGLIGLLSRFGHEVVAAVGDAEALRAAVAAHDPDVVLTDVRMPPGFRDEGLRAAVALRAERPGLPVLVLSQYVQRDYASDLLDSGDGSGVGYLLKDRVGQVEEFVDALDRVAAGGTVVDPEVVRQLLRRRRDPLAALTPREREVLALVAEGHSNGEVARRLVVTEAAVGKHIGNILAKLDLPPAEDTHRRVLAVLAYLQA; this is translated from the coding sequence GTGCCGCGTTCGCTCCGAGTCGTCCTCGCCGAGGACGGCGTCCTCCTCCGGGAGGGACTGATCGGGCTGCTGTCCCGTTTCGGCCACGAGGTGGTGGCCGCGGTCGGCGACGCGGAGGCGCTGCGCGCGGCGGTCGCCGCCCACGACCCGGACGTGGTCCTCACCGACGTGCGGATGCCGCCGGGCTTCCGGGACGAGGGGCTGCGGGCCGCGGTCGCCCTGCGCGCGGAGCGCCCCGGGCTGCCGGTCCTCGTCCTCAGCCAGTACGTGCAGCGGGACTACGCCTCCGACCTGCTCGACTCGGGCGACGGCAGCGGCGTCGGCTATCTGCTGAAGGACCGGGTGGGGCAGGTGGAGGAGTTCGTGGACGCCCTGGACCGGGTCGCCGCCGGCGGCACGGTCGTCGACCCGGAGGTCGTACGGCAGCTGCTGCGCCGCCGCCGGGACCCGCTGGCCGCGCTGACCCCGCGCGAGCGGGAGGTCCTGGCGCTGGTCGCGGAGGGGCACTCGAACGGGGAGGTGGCCCGGCGGCTCGTCGTCACGGAGGCCGCCGTCGGCAAGCACATCGGCAACATCCTGGCCAAGCTCGACCTGCCGCCGGCCGAGGACACCCACCGCCGGGTCCTCGCTGTCCTCGCCTATCTCCAGGCATGA
- a CDS encoding sensor histidine kinase produces MEARDVRQALVRRPRQYPFGAWPWRSAAYLVSGVLGGALACVVLLVLLLASLLLVGIPLLLSGGVALGGAERLRLRLVDRTPAADPHRLPAAPGLGAWVRTRAGERATWRELGYALLFATVLWLLDALVLAVTVAAPGALLAAPLLLAADGQETKLLKSVLVTSYPGAFAGAAVGALALVALCYPLGLYAAGRGALARALLTPGERDGLGEVIASRARLVDAFEAERRRIERDLHDGAQHRLVALTMTLGLARLDAPPAGPLAARLAQAQEEAGQVLAELRELIHGIHPQVLADYGLGPALADAADRTAVPVDADLDGLPRLPAAVESAAYFTGREALANVDRHSGATRARLTGRHDGRVLVLTVEDDGRGGADPAGGSGLTGLADRLAVLDGTLTITSPPGGPTVLRVEIPCRVRSESSSPRTASSSGRD; encoded by the coding sequence ATGGAAGCCCGTGACGTCCGGCAGGCGCTCGTCCGCCGCCCCCGGCAGTACCCGTTCGGCGCGTGGCCGTGGCGGTCGGCCGCGTATCTGGTGAGCGGGGTCCTCGGCGGCGCCCTCGCCTGCGTGGTCCTGCTCGTTTTGCTGCTCGCCTCGCTGCTCCTCGTCGGGATCCCGCTGCTGCTGTCCGGCGGGGTCGCGCTCGGCGGGGCCGAGCGGCTGCGGCTGCGGCTCGTGGACCGGACGCCGGCCGCCGACCCGCACCGGCTGCCCGCCGCGCCGGGCCTCGGCGCCTGGGTGCGGACGCGGGCGGGGGAGCGGGCGACCTGGCGGGAGCTCGGGTACGCGCTGCTCTTCGCCACCGTCCTCTGGCTCCTCGACGCCCTCGTGCTCGCCGTCACCGTCGCCGCGCCCGGCGCCCTGCTCGCCGCGCCGCTGCTGCTCGCCGCCGACGGGCAGGAGACCAAGCTCCTGAAGAGCGTGCTCGTCACCTCGTACCCCGGGGCCTTCGCCGGCGCCGCCGTCGGCGCGCTCGCCCTCGTCGCCCTCTGCTACCCCCTCGGCCTGTACGCGGCCGGGCGCGGCGCGCTCGCCCGGGCGCTGCTCACGCCGGGGGAGCGGGACGGGCTCGGCGAGGTCATCGCCTCCCGGGCCCGGCTGGTCGACGCCTTCGAGGCGGAGCGCCGCCGCATCGAGCGGGACCTCCACGACGGCGCCCAGCACCGGCTGGTCGCGCTGACCATGACCCTGGGCCTGGCCCGGCTCGACGCCCCGCCGGCCGGCCCGCTGGCCGCGCGGCTGGCGCAGGCACAGGAGGAGGCCGGGCAGGTCCTCGCCGAGCTGCGGGAGCTGATCCACGGCATCCATCCGCAGGTCCTCGCCGACTACGGCCTCGGTCCGGCCCTCGCCGACGCCGCCGACCGCACCGCCGTCCCCGTCGACGCCGACCTCGACGGGCTGCCCCGGCTGCCGGCCGCCGTGGAGAGCGCCGCGTACTTCACCGGCCGCGAGGCGCTCGCCAACGTCGACCGGCACAGCGGCGCCACCCGCGCCCGCCTCACCGGCCGGCACGACGGCCGGGTCCTCGTCCTCACCGTGGAGGACGACGGGCGCGGCGGCGCCGACCCGGCCGGGGGCTCGGGGCTCACCGGACTCGCCGACCGGCTCGCCGTCCTCGATGGCACACTGACGATCACCAGCCCGCCGGGCGGTCCGACGGTCCTACGAGTGGAGATCCCGTGCCGCGTTCGCTCCGAGTCGTCCTCGCCGAGGACGGCGTCCTCCTCCGGGAGGGACTGA
- a CDS encoding AMP-binding protein, protein MTATATPRAGADTFAELIRRRWGDHRTGLRDEHHTLSHHRAAAGAAARAALLVDLMPPRPGGEPHLGLLLDNTPEYPLWLGAAALAGAAVAGINPTRRGAELARDITHTACRVLVTQRAHLPLLDGLPLPGVRLLVTDTEAYEDLLAPYADARPGDAALGPVTPATRYLLTFTSGSTGAPKAALRSQGAVASAGAALARAFSVGPDDTHYICMPMFHGNAVIADWAPALAAGAGIALRARFSASRFLPDVRRFDATYFTYVGRAVQYLLATPPGPHDRDHRLRLGFGTEAGAVDAARFRERFGVPLVEGYGSSEGGASVQRTADTPPGAIGRAAPGDDLAVVDPETLRECPPSRFSPSGLLLNADEAIGELVNRGGTGTFEGYWRNPDAEAARRRGGWYWTGDLFHRDEAGFLYFAGRTDDRLRVDSENLAAAVIEAILSRWDRAAGVAVYAVPDPVAGDQVMAALALRPGATFDPEAFAAFLAAQPDLGTKMPPRFVRVTPALPLTATNKIHRVALRRASFLCDDPVWWRPTPTSPYEPLTTAALTALQAQYARHGRTPR, encoded by the coding sequence ATGACGGCCACAGCCACACCACGGGCAGGCGCGGACACCTTCGCGGAGCTGATACGGCGCCGCTGGGGCGACCACCGGACGGGGCTGAGGGACGAGCACCACACCCTCAGCCACCACCGGGCCGCCGCGGGCGCCGCCGCCCGGGCCGCCCTGCTCGTGGACCTGATGCCACCCCGGCCGGGGGGCGAGCCGCACCTCGGCCTGCTGCTCGACAACACGCCGGAGTACCCGCTCTGGCTCGGCGCGGCGGCCCTCGCGGGGGCCGCCGTCGCCGGGATCAACCCCACCCGGCGCGGCGCCGAACTCGCCCGCGACATCACCCACACCGCCTGCCGGGTCCTCGTCACCCAGCGCGCCCACCTGCCGCTCCTCGACGGCCTGCCGCTGCCCGGGGTCCGGCTCCTGGTCACCGACACCGAGGCGTACGAGGACCTCCTCGCGCCCTACGCGGACGCCCGCCCCGGCGACGCCGCCCTCGGCCCGGTGACCCCCGCCACCCGCTACCTCCTCACCTTCACCTCCGGCTCCACCGGCGCGCCCAAGGCCGCGCTGCGCAGCCAGGGCGCGGTCGCGTCGGCGGGTGCCGCACTGGCCCGCGCGTTCTCCGTCGGCCCCGACGACACCCACTACATCTGTATGCCGATGTTCCACGGCAACGCGGTCATCGCCGACTGGGCCCCGGCCCTCGCCGCGGGCGCCGGGATCGCCCTCCGCGCCCGCTTCTCCGCCTCCCGCTTCCTGCCGGACGTACGCCGCTTCGACGCCACCTACTTCACCTACGTCGGCCGGGCCGTCCAGTACCTCCTCGCCACCCCGCCCGGCCCCCACGACCGCGACCACCGGCTCCGCCTCGGCTTCGGCACCGAGGCGGGCGCCGTCGACGCGGCCCGCTTCCGCGAACGCTTCGGCGTGCCGCTCGTCGAGGGGTACGGCTCCTCCGAGGGCGGCGCGTCGGTCCAGCGCACGGCCGACACGCCGCCGGGCGCGATCGGGCGCGCGGCGCCCGGCGACGACCTCGCCGTCGTCGACCCCGAGACCCTCCGTGAGTGCCCGCCGTCCCGCTTCTCGCCCAGCGGCCTCCTCCTCAACGCCGACGAGGCCATCGGCGAACTCGTCAACCGCGGCGGCACCGGCACCTTCGAGGGCTACTGGCGCAACCCGGACGCCGAGGCGGCCCGCCGCCGGGGCGGCTGGTACTGGACCGGCGACCTCTTCCACCGCGACGAGGCCGGCTTCCTCTACTTCGCCGGCCGCACCGACGACCGGCTGCGGGTCGACAGCGAGAACCTGGCCGCCGCCGTGATCGAGGCGATCCTGTCCCGCTGGGACCGGGCGGCGGGCGTCGCCGTCTACGCGGTCCCCGACCCGGTGGCGGGCGACCAGGTCATGGCCGCGCTCGCCCTGCGGCCCGGCGCGACCTTCGACCCGGAGGCCTTCGCGGCCTTCCTGGCGGCCCAGCCCGACCTCGGCACGAAGATGCCGCCGCGCTTCGTCCGCGTCACCCCCGCCCTCCCCCTGACCGCCACCAACAAGATCCACCGCGTGGCCCTCCGCCGAGCCTCCTTCCTCTGCGACGACCCCGTCTGGTGGCGCCCCACCCCCACCTCCCCCTACGAACCCCTCACCACCGCCGCGCTCACCGCCCTCCAGGCCCAGTACGCCCGCCACGGCCGCACCCCGCGGTAG